Below is a genomic region from Flavobacterium ginsengisoli.
TCTCGGTTTGGATCAAAATTAGCATGTGGTTCTAAACCATTTGGTCCAAATACTTCTGGTCCGATTTTTAATCTTTTTATATCATACCATCTTATATATTCAAAAGCCAATTCTAATCTTCTTTCGTCAATAACCATTTTTCTAAAATCGGTTTGAGAAAGTCCTGGAGTTACATTTGCTGGAAAAGAAACCAATTTCCCTGCTTTGTTTCTTGCTCTGGCACGAACTCGGTTTACATAACCATCAGCTTCTGTTGTTCCTGGATTAATCTCGTTTAAGGCTTCAGCAGCCGTCAATAAAACTTCAGCAAAACGCATTGTGATGTAATTGTGCTCGCGAAGTTCTTCCGTTGGCACCAGCTTTTCCAGGAAAACGGAAATACTTTGCAATATGCGGACGAGGCGCTTTCTCATTATCGCTTGAAGGATAAACTTGCAATGATCCGCCTGGACCGGTTTTCTTTCTGATAATCGTATCAAAACTTATGGCTCTTCTATAATCTCTCTGATCCCAAGTGTTGAATACTTTTAAAGATGGAACTGCAACCGAAAAACCTTGTCCGTAGCTGTAACTGTCATCTTTTAAAGATCCTGTAAAAAACGCCGTATAATCTTGACCGTAATTTCCTGATGTTAAGTTATTAAAATCAATTGTAAAAAGTGGCTCTTTTAATGAAGCTGTTTTTGTAGCGTTGAATAAATCCTGAAAATCGGCATCTAAACCTAAACCAAATTTTGCTTCGTTTGCAATTACATATTTCGCTTCATCATATGCTTTTTGGAAATTTCCTAAAGTCAAGTAAACAGAAGCTAAATATCCTGCAGCAGTACCTTTTCCGGGAACGGCTTTTACTTTTGGTTTATCATCTAACCACTGTTTTGCAAACTCTAAATCGGCAATGATTTTTGGATAAACATCTGCTTCTTTTGTTTTACTTAAAGAATTTACTTGCGATACATCATTCACAACAAAATCTACATACGGAATATCTCCAAAAAGGCGAACCAAATGATAATAAGCAAAAGCTCTTGCAAAATAAGCCTGAGCCACAATAGCGTTAACTTTTGCAGGATCTCCAGGTGTTTTTTTAGCACCTGCAATAGCCTGATTGGCAGCTGTAATAATCACATAAGATTGTGGCCAAAAATTTGCAACAAGCGCGTTTGTATCGTTCATAGACATGTCATTCACATCGATACGCGCTGCTTGAGTTGTTCTATCGCCAATATCGGCCATATCATCACGAAGCATAAGGGCAATTGTAAATTCTCTTCCCCAATAATTGTTGTGGGCAATATTAGCGAAAGCTCCATTTACAGCAGCCTGTAAATCGTCTGTATTATTGAAAAAGTTTTCTGGACGAATAATTCCTACTGGTTTTTCTTCTAGATCAGAACAGCTAAAAAAAGCAAGTGTTCCAAAGCAAAGAAGAGCTATATATTTTTTCATAGTTGTATTAGATTAAAATTTTAAATTGAATCCTGCTGTAAACGTTCTTACGTTTGGATATCCTCCGTAATCCAATCCTAAATAAGTATTACTTCTAGAGTTAGAGTCGTTTAAGTAATTTGTTTCAGGATCTGTTCCTGGATAATTGGTAATCGTCCAAATGTTTTGTGCACTGATGTAAAAACGAACTTTGCTTAATCCCATTTTTGAAACTACTTTTTCATCTAAACTATATCCAATAGAAATGTTTTTCAAACGGATATAACTTCCATCATAAACAAATCTTGAAGTAATTCTTTTTGTTCTAGCGGCATTTGCAGGAACATTTGTATCCGTATGAGTTGGTGTCCAAGCATCTAAAACTTCAGTTGTAGCATTATTGTTTCCAGAAGCCAACTCCATTAAAGTATAGTTTAAGATTTGACCTCCTTGCGAGCCTTGAAAGAAGATATTTAAATCAAGATTTTTGTATGTAAAATCGTTGTTGAATCCGAAGATGAAATCTGGATTTGGATTTCCGATAATTGTTTTATCCTGAGAATCTAACTTTCCGTCGCCATTTACATCTCTAAATTTTTCACCACCTGCAACAGTTTCAAAGTTTCCTGGCAGAACTGCTTCTCCTTGTTGAATTACACCATCATAAACAAATCCGAAGAAAGAACCAACAGGTTGTCCAACTCTTAAAATTTGAGATTCAGTTGCTAAGAAGTGTCCTGGAGCAGAATTGATTAAAAGATCTTTGTTATCTGCTAATTTCAACACTTTATTTTTATTCGAAGAAATATTAAAGTTTGTAGACCAAGTAAAATCTGCACCAATAAAGTTTCTAGTATTAATTCCTAATTCCCATCCTTTATTTTCTAATTCTCCTACGTTTTGAAGCTGAGAAGCAATTCCTGAAACTCCTGGCAGCGGTCTGTTGAATAACAAATCTTTAGTGATTGTTTTATAATAATCTGCTGTAATGCTGATTCGGTTATCAAATAAACCTAAATCAATTCCGTAATCCTGCTGATATGAAGTTTCCCATTTCAAGTTCGGATTATCCAAAGAAGTTAACTGAACTGCATTTGTAATTACATCGCCACTCACATAATAAATTTCAGAGAATCTAGAAAGAGTAGAGTAAGCACCAATCGATGGGTTTCCTGTAGCTCCGTAACTTGCTCTTAGTT
It encodes:
- a CDS encoding RagB/SusD family nutrient uptake outer membrane protein — its product is MKKYIALLCFGTLAFFSCSDLEEKPVGIIRPENFFNNTDDLQAAVNGAFANIAHNNYWGREFTIALMLRDDMADIGDRTTQAARIDVNDMSMNDTNALVANFWPQSYVIITAANQAIAGAKKTPGDPAKVNAIVAQAYFARAFAYYHLVRLFGDIPYVDFVVNDVSQVNSLSKTKEADVYPKIIADLEFAKQWLDDKPKVKAVPGKGTAAGYLASVYLTLGNFQKAYDEAKYVIANEAKFGLGLDADFQDLFNATKTASLKEPLFTIDFNNLTSGNYGQDYTAFFTGSLKDDSYSYGQGFSVAVPSLKVFNTWDQRDYRRAISFDTIIRKKTGPGGSLQVYPSSDNEKAPRPHIAKYFRFPGKAGANGRTSRAQLHHNAFC
- a CDS encoding RagB/SusD family nutrient uptake outer membrane protein — its product is MRFAEVLLTAAEALNEINPGTTEADGYVNRVRARARNKAGKLVSFPANVTPGLSQTDFRKMVIDERRLELAFEYIRWYDIKRLKIGPEVFGPNGLEPHANFDPNRDYLWPLPGTELAINPNLKPNNPGY